From the Hymenobacter yonginensis genome, one window contains:
- a CDS encoding transposase, with protein sequence MDCRWHLAASEWLFDAGSPRAGKKNAQPRAAILDSQSVKNTATSTCQVGYDAGKRIKGRKRFFLVDTLGNLLTCCVMAAHCHDGASAARLWDALALGSELLDRLQTVFVDGGFGRRFRQHLAGRGLQAQVPMGVVADKGRFFIHAKRWVVERSIAWAGTNRRLAKDYERKTQHANAWLYLANIRRLTKLT encoded by the coding sequence GTGGACTGCCGATGGCACTTGGCAGCGAGTGAGTGGTTGTTTGACGCTGGAAGCCCGCGAGCGGGTAAAAAAAATGCCCAGCCCAGGGCGGCCATCCTCGACAGTCAAAGCGTGAAGAACACGGCCACCAGCACCTGCCAAGTGGGCTACGACGCGGGCAAACGCATCAAGGGCCGCAAGCGCTTCTTTCTGGTCGACACGCTGGGCAACCTGCTTACTTGCTGCGTCATGGCGGCCCACTGCCACGATGGAGCCAGCGCCGCCCGCCTCTGGGACGCACTGGCGCTGGGCAGCGAGTTGCTTGACCGGCTGCAGACCGTGTTCGTGGACGGCGGCTTTGGCCGCCGCTTCCGCCAGCACTTGGCGGGCCGAGGCCTGCAGGCACAGGTGCCGATGGGCGTAGTGGCCGATAAAGGCCGCTTTTTTATCCACGCCAAGCGCTGGGTCGTGGAACGCAGCATTGCTTGGGCCGGTACCAACCGCCGTTTGGCCAAAGACTACGAACGAAAAACCCAGCACGCCAACGCTTGGCTATACCTAGCCAACATCCGACGACTCACCAAGCTAACTTAA
- a CDS encoding transposase, with protein MQQKRYSSDLTERQWTKLAPLSVVQRTSKWPLRAVVDGIFYVLKNGCVWRDVPADFPPWPTVYYYFSKWTADGTWQRVSGCLTLEARERVKKMPSPGRPSSTVKA; from the coding sequence ATGCAGCAGAAGCGGTATAGTTCAGACTTGACGGAGCGTCAGTGGACGAAGCTAGCGCCCTTATCCGTGGTGCAGCGCACGAGTAAGTGGCCGCTGCGTGCGGTGGTAGATGGCATCTTCTACGTGCTCAAAAACGGTTGTGTGTGGCGCGACGTGCCGGCAGACTTCCCTCCCTGGCCTACGGTGTACTATTATTTCAGTAAGTGGACTGCCGATGGCACTTGGCAGCGAGTGAGTGGTTGTTTGACGCTGGAAGCCCGCGAGCGGGTAAAAAAAATGCCCAGCCCAGGGCGGCCATCCTCGACAGTCAAAGCGTGA
- a CDS encoding DUF6046 domain-containing protein gives MAERNPLDLYRKHFGFVGLPCPGTRAEQARVDILRSADIQKRDAATIARQSAAPAHYLGTPIFMPVTLDGFTLPFEPLVEISVSKSIVRTPLAGYDGTVKENMGLDDYAIAIRGVVLNEDSDDYPETQVLQLRNLFKKKQSLDIVCPLLGLFNITRIALENLRLPAEEGVLHYQPYKFTGYSDFDAELLLRDDLEKLLPTNVLVQR, from the coding sequence ATGGCCGAACGCAATCCTCTCGACTTATACCGCAAGCATTTTGGCTTTGTGGGCCTGCCATGTCCTGGCACTCGGGCAGAGCAGGCGCGGGTGGATATTCTCCGGTCGGCGGATATCCAGAAGCGCGACGCAGCTACTATTGCCCGGCAGAGCGCCGCCCCGGCTCACTACCTGGGCACGCCCATTTTCATGCCTGTGACGCTGGACGGGTTCACGCTGCCGTTTGAGCCGCTGGTGGAAATCAGCGTGAGCAAGAGCATCGTGCGGACGCCACTGGCCGGCTACGACGGCACCGTGAAGGAGAACATGGGCCTGGACGATTACGCCATTGCCATCCGGGGCGTGGTGCTGAATGAAGACAGCGACGATTACCCGGAGACGCAGGTGCTCCAGCTGCGCAACCTGTTCAAGAAAAAGCAAAGCCTGGACATCGTGTGCCCGCTGTTGGGCCTGTTCAACATCACCCGGATTGCGCTGGAAAACCTGCGTTTGCCAGCGGAGGAAGGCGTTTTGCACTACCAGCCTTACAAGTTTACCGGCTACAGCGACTTCGATGCGGAGCTACTGTTGCGGGATGATCTGGAAAAACTACTCCCTACCAATGTACTCGTTCAACGCTAG
- a CDS encoding S24 family peptidase, with protein sequence MDILNQFPELSAEWLMRGDGPMVRDEPAAPAAAYPGIPYAVAVDASGEELISVWGIKAQGGYMLARAQGQEASAPLDTISVPGYKGRTVRAFEVAGDSMQPIINQGDLVIATITERLDLIQPKHVYVVITDELVTVKRLRGPVKKNEPLELLSDNRYYDPFVLPQKDVREIWHVQALLTRSIPANRDEAYDRMLVLMEMLAQDSQQLRNLQLDVAARYDVKLMGENE encoded by the coding sequence ATGGACATCCTCAACCAGTTTCCGGAGCTGAGCGCCGAGTGGCTGATGCGCGGGGACGGGCCGATGGTACGGGACGAGCCGGCAGCGCCGGCGGCAGCTTATCCGGGCATCCCCTACGCCGTGGCCGTGGACGCCAGCGGCGAGGAGCTTATCAGCGTGTGGGGCATCAAGGCGCAGGGCGGCTATATGCTGGCGCGGGCCCAGGGCCAGGAAGCCTCCGCACCGCTGGATACCATCAGCGTGCCAGGCTACAAGGGCCGCACGGTGCGGGCCTTCGAGGTGGCCGGGGACAGCATGCAGCCGATCATCAACCAGGGCGACCTGGTTATTGCCACTATTACGGAGCGGCTGGATTTGATTCAGCCCAAGCACGTGTACGTGGTGATTACCGACGAGCTGGTGACGGTGAAGCGGTTGCGCGGGCCGGTGAAGAAAAACGAGCCGCTGGAACTGCTCTCGGATAACCGCTACTACGACCCGTTTGTGCTGCCGCAGAAGGATGTGCGGGAAATCTGGCACGTGCAGGCGCTGCTCACGCGCAGCATCCCGGCCAACCGGGACGAGGCGTACGACCGGATGCTGGTGCTGATGGAAATGCTGGCCCAGGACTCGCAGCAGCTGCGCAACCTGCAGCTGGACGTGGCGGCCCGCTACGACGTGAAACTGATGGGCGAAAACGAGTAA
- a CDS encoding helix-turn-helix domain-containing protein, with translation MQHAILVSEQEWQQLLSDVQALKAATPAPPPPAPDRILTVREAAAFLRLTPEGLRKARRKGRVQGVRINEKFWCFCLSELVRYLRRYHRLPLEGEEAAALLIPAA, from the coding sequence ATGCAGCACGCCATCCTGGTTTCCGAACAAGAGTGGCAGCAGCTGCTCTCCGACGTGCAGGCTCTGAAAGCTGCCACCCCCGCGCCACCCCCGCCCGCGCCCGACCGCATCCTCACGGTCCGGGAAGCCGCCGCCTTCCTGCGCCTCACCCCCGAAGGCCTGCGCAAAGCCCGCCGCAAGGGCCGCGTGCAGGGCGTGCGCATCAACGAGAAGTTCTGGTGCTTCTGCCTCTCCGAGCTCGTGCGCTACCTGCGCCGCTACCACCGCCTGCCCCTGGAAGGGGAGGAGGCAGCGGCGCTGCTGATCCCAGCTGCCTAA
- a CDS encoding PD-(D/E)XK nuclease-like domain-containing protein yields MKLPAIQFYPGDWHKDQGVQALDLAQRGAWFKLLLMMHDSDERGVHWADLEMLACQVRRQRYCRDLLYRGTPELTHTAVHIETGIAVKVRPDLLVRSRAGRRLTLIDFKTTSCPDRARFLATIEQYDYDRQAAFYCDVLQADRFLIIGVQKKAPHELWVVEVSADAALMEQGRKKYQRLLRAYAQQDQGLAVKSPTPVATPARLVPVTTMLAYSP; encoded by the coding sequence ATGAAACTTCCAGCTATCCAATTTTACCCCGGCGACTGGCACAAAGACCAGGGCGTACAGGCCCTGGACCTCGCGCAGCGTGGGGCTTGGTTCAAGCTGCTGCTGATGATGCACGACTCGGACGAGCGCGGCGTCCATTGGGCCGACTTGGAGATGCTGGCCTGCCAAGTGCGCCGCCAGCGCTACTGTCGCGACCTGCTCTACCGCGGCACGCCCGAGCTGACCCACACCGCCGTGCACATCGAAACCGGCATTGCGGTAAAGGTGCGCCCCGACCTGCTCGTGCGCAGCCGCGCCGGCCGCCGCCTCACCCTCATAGACTTCAAAACCACCAGCTGCCCCGACCGAGCCCGGTTCCTAGCCACCATCGAGCAGTACGACTACGACCGCCAGGCCGCCTTCTACTGCGACGTCCTTCAGGCCGACCGCTTCCTCATCATCGGGGTGCAGAAAAAGGCCCCCCACGAGCTTTGGGTGGTGGAGGTAAGCGCCGATGCCGCCCTCATGGAGCAGGGCCGCAAAAAGTATCAGCGCCTGCTGCGGGCCTATGCTCAACAAGATCAAGGCTTAGCGGTAAAATCGCCAACACCGGTTGCCACACCTGCTCGTCTTGTTCCTGTTACTACGATGCTTGCTTACAGTCCATGA
- a CDS encoding PD-(D/E)XK nuclease family protein, with product MDHNDLMITASIIDSIAGLYAGRQQKRNHSLAELIPAIASNKAVSREQNRLKSHDLNVFRFFNPGETTHSRLLAYFLDPRASHGQGPLFLVEFLRLLKISQPDSASASPWIVTAEIGRVDVLIKRMFPHTVVVIENKSNYAYDQPNQLYRYWYQEIYRKQLERHAPSYDLINPSKNHYRIVYLSPESWKQADKQSVSKPSNLSAELPETVPENIIEHHLFKDLVTEWLKNSLALIAPDNHRLREFTEQYIQFWHSN from the coding sequence ATGGATCATAATGATTTGATGATCACGGCATCAATTATTGATAGCATCGCCGGACTCTATGCAGGACGGCAGCAGAAGCGGAACCATTCCTTAGCTGAGCTTATTCCTGCAATTGCTAGTAATAAGGCCGTTAGCCGCGAGCAGAACCGGTTGAAAAGCCATGATTTGAATGTATTCCGTTTCTTCAATCCAGGCGAAACTACCCATAGCCGGCTGCTTGCTTATTTTCTTGATCCGCGTGCCTCTCATGGACAAGGCCCTCTTTTCTTGGTGGAATTTCTTCGTTTGCTGAAAATTAGCCAGCCAGACAGTGCATCGGCTTCTCCTTGGATTGTAACCGCAGAAATAGGTAGGGTCGATGTGCTCATCAAGAGGATGTTTCCTCACACTGTAGTTGTGATTGAAAATAAATCCAACTATGCTTACGATCAGCCCAACCAGCTGTATAGATATTGGTATCAGGAAATCTATCGAAAGCAATTAGAGCGACATGCACCATCATACGATTTGATAAACCCATCAAAAAACCATTACCGGATTGTGTATCTGTCTCCGGAGTCATGGAAGCAAGCAGATAAACAGTCCGTAAGTAAGCCGAGCAACTTGAGCGCTGAACTGCCCGAAACAGTGCCAGAGAACATCATTGAGCATCACTTATTCAAGGATCTTGTGACTGAATGGCTGAAAAACTCTTTAGCGCTTATCGCTCCTGACAATCATCGCCTGCGAGAGTTTACCGAGCAGTATATTCAATTCTGGCATTCAAACTAA
- a CDS encoding FG-GAP-like repeat-containing protein, whose amino-acid sequence MAQPTVQLLTPARNAIVPRAGTVQVTFDRPLAARSSSSIGMYSTQRGGMKVGTATVSGAQLTFRPTTPLLAGEQVWVTLRRDSVRGTNQLTMPGPDQVWPLRAEATGGTGLLTPAARLAWQGPPELLVTADLDGNGTPDILATRSINGDYTSRVSMRFNDGSIRYRPVADIIIPYVARTLVSADVDNDGDLDVMTTGDRQVGSTTMPYLSVLRNQGNGTFTAEHIQASSAAGDNLIPADMDADGDLDLVHAGATTSGSCRLAMYLNSNGQFTGSSRILGSVACLTLLQLGDLDNDGDLDAVGADGGMLYTYLNGGAGSFRLGSSWTPSARARHLQLADLNADGYLDILTTHDESTGGVTQQRFRLWQNRQNLTFSSTPLQATGYVKGMTVADVDGDADVDVVYAYDSRIATLLNNGTGNFTAGSDQEQAFQLQTYRSEVLVAADVDSDGDMDLMTTVFDTDQAAIQVLRNGPAPVAPYAVQTTTPAAHRVAMRTAPVTATLSTSMQPAAAGALRVSGSQSRGLISGTASTSGNTLGFVPAAAYAPGELVSATLPVGTMSAAGIPLAQPYVWQFVAASTGGSGRFAGRQFLTIPPHFVYCIRLADIDGDQDLDILTSLSDDINPVYYPSLPPILSLRRNEGNGRFAAPVPLLGSDVRAEQFWLRDVDNDGDLDFVGGAYRKGTQGVNTAAQSVWLNDGRGTFTEQGIIDNLYVNARVHAVGDLNGDGFVDVVAAGGPRLNDGRGNFNGSGRFARTDIRGMLLTDVDNDGDLDALYSDAASGRYMISLNDGAGNMAASLPTAIVSGTDNIMARDMDGDGDIDVAAYSSVGYTRVHTNNGQGIFNAVSSVLPGYPIAVGDLDGDTDVDIVTTTSVGLNSGPADFSTTLPNNLLRNDIYWAELGDLDGDGDLDFAGCGYRYLSTSDWVISFNEGGAPLAGTLPAAPLNSLTFWPNPVASNGTITLQIPQAATVQLRTLTGQQLWHRTGVRGAVPIGNLAAGMYLLTVQLPGHSPETRRLVVQ is encoded by the coding sequence GTGGCCCAGCCCACCGTGCAGTTGCTCACCCCTGCCCGTAATGCCATAGTACCCCGCGCGGGCACCGTGCAGGTAACATTTGATAGGCCTTTGGCTGCGCGGTCCAGCAGCAGCATCGGCATGTACAGTACGCAGCGTGGAGGGATGAAGGTAGGCACGGCCACGGTTTCGGGTGCACAACTCACCTTTCGGCCTACGACGCCCCTGCTGGCCGGGGAACAGGTGTGGGTAACATTGCGCCGCGACTCCGTACGCGGCACCAACCAGCTGACCATGCCGGGTCCTGATCAGGTATGGCCGCTGCGGGCTGAGGCCACCGGGGGTACGGGGCTGCTTACCCCCGCCGCCCGCCTGGCCTGGCAGGGTCCGCCCGAGCTTCTGGTCACAGCCGACCTGGACGGTAACGGCACGCCAGATATACTAGCCACGCGCAGCATCAACGGCGACTACACAAGCCGGGTGAGTATGCGCTTCAATGATGGTTCCATTCGCTATAGACCCGTAGCCGACATAATTATTCCCTACGTTGCCAGAACCCTTGTCAGTGCAGACGTGGATAATGATGGCGATTTGGATGTGATGACTACAGGCGACCGGCAGGTGGGCTCTACCACCATGCCTTATCTATCTGTGTTACGTAACCAAGGCAACGGCACATTCACTGCAGAGCATATCCAAGCAAGCAGTGCCGCCGGTGACAACTTGATTCCGGCCGACATGGACGCGGACGGTGACTTGGATCTGGTGCACGCTGGAGCAACGACTTCGGGAAGTTGCCGGCTGGCCATGTATCTGAACAGCAATGGACAATTCACTGGTTCCAGCAGGATTTTAGGCTCTGTAGCCTGTCTCACCCTGCTGCAGCTTGGCGACCTGGATAACGATGGTGACCTGGATGCAGTGGGCGCGGATGGCGGCATGCTTTACACCTACCTAAACGGCGGGGCTGGCAGCTTCCGGCTAGGCTCTAGTTGGACGCCGTCGGCCCGGGCCCGGCATTTGCAACTCGCCGACCTTAATGCGGATGGCTACCTAGATATACTCACTACTCATGATGAATCGACTGGCGGTGTCACTCAACAGCGCTTTCGGCTGTGGCAGAACCGGCAGAACCTAACATTTAGCAGCACCCCTCTGCAGGCTACTGGTTATGTAAAGGGCATGACAGTCGCCGATGTGGATGGAGATGCTGATGTGGATGTTGTGTACGCCTATGATAGCCGTATTGCCACCCTGCTGAATAACGGAACGGGCAACTTTACGGCAGGCTCCGATCAGGAGCAGGCTTTTCAGCTGCAGACCTACCGTTCTGAGGTGTTGGTGGCAGCCGATGTGGACTCCGACGGTGACATGGACCTGATGACCACTGTTTTCGATACCGACCAAGCCGCCATTCAAGTGCTGCGAAATGGCCCGGCCCCTGTTGCCCCTTATGCCGTGCAAACTACCACTCCGGCGGCCCACCGGGTGGCCATGCGGACAGCCCCGGTGACTGCCACGCTCAGTACCTCTATGCAACCAGCGGCAGCCGGTGCATTGCGTGTGTCGGGCAGCCAGAGCCGCGGCCTGATCTCCGGCACCGCCAGCACCAGCGGCAACACCCTTGGCTTTGTACCTGCCGCCGCATATGCTCCTGGCGAACTGGTGTCCGCTACGCTACCAGTTGGTACGATGAGTGCGGCCGGTATACCATTGGCCCAGCCCTACGTGTGGCAATTTGTTGCCGCCTCTACGGGTGGATCGGGACGCTTTGCCGGCAGGCAGTTTCTTACTATTCCTCCCCACTTTGTTTATTGTATCCGCTTGGCTGACATTGACGGGGACCAAGACCTGGACATTCTGACCTCTCTGAGCGACGACATCAATCCGGTTTATTATCCAAGTCTGCCTCCCATTTTGAGCCTGCGGCGCAACGAGGGCAATGGGCGCTTTGCAGCACCGGTTCCCTTACTAGGAAGTGACGTGCGAGCTGAGCAATTCTGGCTGCGGGACGTGGATAACGACGGGGACTTGGACTTTGTGGGCGGGGCCTACCGTAAAGGTACTCAAGGAGTAAATACAGCGGCCCAATCAGTATGGCTGAACGACGGGCGTGGCACTTTCACAGAGCAGGGCATCATTGACAATCTCTACGTGAACGCGCGAGTGCACGCGGTTGGCGACCTGAATGGTGATGGGTTTGTGGATGTTGTAGCGGCCGGCGGCCCTCGATTGAACGACGGCCGCGGCAATTTTAACGGGAGTGGCCGTTTTGCCCGCACTGACATCCGAGGAATGCTTCTCACGGACGTTGACAATGATGGCGACCTGGACGCTCTATATTCTGACGCCGCAAGCGGGCGGTATATGATTAGCCTTAATGATGGGGCGGGCAACATGGCCGCAAGCCTACCTACTGCTATCGTAAGCGGTACAGACAACATCATGGCCCGTGATATGGACGGCGATGGGGACATCGACGTGGCTGCGTATAGCTCAGTTGGATACACTAGGGTACACACCAACAATGGCCAAGGCATATTCAATGCCGTTTCCAGCGTCTTGCCTGGCTACCCCATTGCCGTGGGGGACTTAGATGGTGACACCGACGTAGACATTGTTACCACTACGTCGGTGGGTCTGAACTCAGGCCCAGCCGACTTCAGCACTACTCTCCCGAACAACTTGCTGCGCAACGATATATACTGGGCTGAGCTGGGTGACCTGGATGGTGATGGTGACCTGGATTTTGCGGGCTGTGGCTACAGGTATTTGTCTACTTCCGATTGGGTGATTAGCTTCAATGAAGGTGGGGCGCCGTTAGCTGGCACTTTGCCAGCTGCGCCCCTCAATTCGTTGACCTTCTGGCCTAACCCGGTGGCTTCCAACGGCACCATCACGCTGCAAATCCCGCAAGCAGCTACTGTGCAGCTCCGCACTCTAACAGGACAGCAGCTCTGGCACCGCACCGGTGTACGTGGTGCCGTGCCCATCGGAAATCTCGCGGCGGGGATGTATCTGCTAACTGTGCAACTACCAGGTCATTCGCCCGAAACCCGACGGCTTGTAGTTCAGTAG